One segment of Anatilimnocola aggregata DNA contains the following:
- the ispG gene encoding (E)-4-hydroxy-3-methylbut-2-enyl-diphosphate synthase: protein MQIQRNPTRSVKIGSIFLGSEHPIAVQSMTATHTQDIDATVALVNDLQAAGADVVRIAVDSKKDAEALAEIRKQTTANLSVDLQENYRLAELVAPHVDKVRYNPGHLYHHEPTKPWQEKVTYLAGVAKDNDVALRVGVNCGSVDPAKKEKYDPADSITPMLESAWEHCDLLDGLDFTRYCVSLKDSDPRKVVEVNKRFAERRPDVPLHLGVTEAGLPPDGVIKTRIAFEQLIGRGIGDTIRVSLTVPNNRKKEEIEAGRKIIADIAAGRVRSVVDYGLQTLNIIACPSCSRVENEAFIELAQQVKEMTRYAEKHAITIAVMGCRVNGPGETDDADLGLWCGPNFVNLKRGGIELGAYPYDAILGKLKSELDALVAARIVSSA, encoded by the coding sequence GTGCAAATTCAGCGGAACCCGACACGGTCGGTCAAGATTGGCTCGATCTTTCTCGGCAGCGAGCACCCGATTGCCGTGCAAAGCATGACGGCCACGCATACGCAGGATATCGATGCGACCGTCGCGCTCGTGAACGACCTGCAAGCTGCGGGGGCCGATGTCGTGCGGATTGCCGTCGACAGCAAAAAGGACGCTGAGGCACTCGCCGAGATTCGCAAGCAAACCACGGCGAACCTCTCGGTCGACCTGCAAGAGAACTATCGGCTGGCCGAACTCGTCGCGCCGCATGTCGATAAGGTCCGCTACAACCCGGGGCATCTCTATCATCACGAACCCACCAAGCCCTGGCAGGAAAAAGTGACTTACCTGGCCGGTGTTGCCAAGGATAACGACGTCGCCCTGCGCGTGGGCGTGAACTGTGGCAGTGTCGATCCCGCAAAGAAAGAAAAGTACGACCCAGCGGATTCGATTACACCGATGCTCGAAAGCGCTTGGGAGCATTGCGACTTGCTCGATGGGCTCGACTTCACGCGCTACTGCGTCTCGCTGAAGGACAGCGACCCGCGGAAAGTGGTGGAAGTGAACAAGCGATTTGCGGAACGTCGCCCGGACGTGCCGCTGCACTTGGGTGTGACCGAAGCGGGCTTACCACCGGATGGCGTCATCAAGACTCGCATCGCTTTCGAACAACTGATTGGCCGCGGCATTGGCGATACGATTCGCGTTTCGCTGACGGTGCCGAACAATCGCAAGAAGGAAGAAATTGAAGCGGGACGCAAGATCATTGCCGATATCGCCGCTGGGCGAGTTCGCAGCGTGGTCGATTACGGCCTGCAAACACTCAACATCATTGCTTGCCCCAGTTGTTCGCGCGTCGAGAACGAAGCGTTCATCGAACTGGCCCAGCAAGTGAAGGAAATGACCCGCTACGCCGAAAAACACGCCATCACCATCGCCGTGATGGGCTGCCGCGTGAACGGCCCCGGCGAAACCGACGACGCCGATCTGGGCCTCTGGTGCGGCCCGAACTTCGTGAACCTCAAGCGGGGCGGCATCGAACTGGGCGCTTATCCCTATGACGCAATCCTGGGCAAGCTGAAGAGCGAACTAGATGCGCTGGTCGCGGCACGAATCGTCTCAAGCGCATAG
- a CDS encoding Uma2 family endonuclease: MATVASSLTTPELLSLPGQKSFELVNGNLVEKSVGWRSTVISGELFRRLSNYVVKNSLGLVAPGDASYLFPMEETPQVRRPDVSFVSAAKLLSAELPLAHARFIPDLAVEVISPNDLAAEVFEKVNFYLTAGVRLVWVIDPAARKASVYHPDGRGVIINADDPLDGEEVVPGFRCKLRELLDVKDLLNGPIGE, encoded by the coding sequence ATGGCAACTGTTGCTTCCTCCTTAACTACGCCTGAGCTTCTGAGCCTTCCTGGTCAGAAGTCCTTCGAATTGGTTAACGGCAACTTGGTGGAAAAATCCGTGGGCTGGCGATCAACGGTCATCAGCGGGGAGCTGTTTCGTCGCCTGAGCAACTATGTAGTGAAAAACTCACTGGGACTCGTGGCCCCCGGTGACGCCAGCTACCTGTTCCCGATGGAAGAAACACCGCAAGTGCGCCGACCGGATGTGTCGTTTGTGTCGGCCGCAAAACTGCTGTCGGCGGAGCTACCACTGGCCCATGCTCGGTTCATTCCGGATTTGGCTGTAGAAGTAATTTCGCCCAACGACTTGGCAGCCGAAGTATTTGAAAAGGTGAATTTTTACCTCACTGCAGGAGTGCGTTTGGTTTGGGTCATCGATCCAGCTGCGCGGAAGGCCAGCGTCTATCATCCTGATGGACGCGGCGTCATCATCAACGCGGACGATCCACTAGACGGCGAAGAAGTTGTTCCCGGCTTCCGCTGCAAGTTGAGAGAGTTGCTGGACGTCAAGGACTTACTCAACGGCCCAATCGGCGAATAA
- a CDS encoding FAD-dependent oxidoreductase, with protein sequence MQRRDFLQTTLATGSLALAAVQSAAGNDKGAQSSACDVFVYGSTPGGIAAAIEAARRGLRVTLACPYLHPGGMAASGLCTTDAVRRHLFGGLVLEFVRRVREEYVSMLGEQHPDFKLIHDGWYYEPSVAQRVFNQMIALQAPRLRYLPAHHLEAAQCEGAKIVSVRLEGERATQLIRAQTFIDGTYEGDLAAAAKVPYRVGREAQDEFNEPLAGIHYMNFRTGKQIVTADSGQASPAIQAFCARSIFTDDPAQRVPIEKPATYEEHLPDFEPLLGDFKSGRVTRWSSGAKLPGRKIEANGHIEWLTSLNCPGKNWTWPEAAREPRAQLAKFHIDHAAGMLWFLQNDKRVPENIRSQVASLGLHKQEFVTSGHWPWQIYVRQGRRIEGRAKITQLNFMPDKDGRTPRVEHPIALGEHSFDVHPCQDRSKAVDGFMEGVLWYPSKATGPARPGQIPYGALLPKNIDNLLVPVAMSCTHVAMSVLRMEPVWMTTGQIAGYAAFRAHEQSMDVAAIDPAKLASDLKIATAPT encoded by the coding sequence TTTTCTCCAAACAACTCTGGCCACTGGCTCGCTAGCGCTCGCGGCTGTTCAATCAGCGGCGGGCAACGACAAAGGAGCCCAGTCTTCCGCCTGCGATGTCTTTGTCTATGGGAGCACGCCAGGCGGAATTGCAGCGGCGATCGAAGCAGCCCGGCGCGGCCTGAGAGTCACGCTCGCTTGTCCCTATCTTCATCCTGGCGGCATGGCCGCGAGCGGGCTATGTACGACCGATGCCGTTCGTCGCCACTTATTCGGCGGGCTGGTGCTCGAGTTCGTCCGCCGCGTGCGCGAAGAGTATGTGAGCATGCTGGGCGAGCAGCATCCCGATTTCAAACTGATTCACGACGGCTGGTATTACGAGCCCTCGGTCGCTCAGCGGGTCTTTAACCAGATGATTGCCCTGCAGGCACCCAGGTTGCGTTATTTGCCGGCCCATCACTTGGAGGCGGCCCAATGCGAGGGCGCGAAGATTGTTAGCGTGCGGCTGGAGGGGGAGCGAGCGACGCAGTTGATTCGAGCACAGACCTTCATCGACGGCACGTATGAAGGCGATCTGGCCGCAGCAGCCAAGGTGCCTTATCGCGTGGGTCGCGAGGCGCAGGATGAATTCAACGAGCCGCTGGCTGGCATTCATTACATGAACTTTCGCACCGGCAAGCAGATCGTCACGGCTGACTCGGGCCAGGCTTCGCCGGCCATTCAAGCCTTCTGTGCCCGCTCGATCTTCACCGATGATCCCGCCCAGCGAGTGCCGATTGAAAAGCCGGCAACCTACGAAGAGCATCTGCCCGATTTCGAGCCGCTGCTGGGCGACTTCAAGAGCGGCCGCGTGACACGGTGGTCGAGCGGAGCGAAACTCCCCGGGCGCAAGATCGAAGCGAACGGCCATATCGAGTGGCTCACCAGTTTGAATTGCCCAGGCAAAAACTGGACCTGGCCCGAAGCGGCACGAGAGCCCCGCGCTCAGCTGGCGAAATTTCACATCGACCATGCTGCTGGCATGCTCTGGTTTTTGCAGAACGACAAACGCGTGCCCGAGAACATTCGTTCGCAAGTAGCCTCGCTCGGTTTGCACAAGCAGGAGTTTGTGACCAGCGGACATTGGCCGTGGCAAATCTATGTTCGTCAGGGGCGGCGGATCGAGGGGCGAGCCAAGATCACGCAGCTGAACTTCATGCCGGACAAAGATGGCCGCACGCCGCGGGTTGAACATCCGATTGCTCTTGGCGAACATTCGTTCGACGTCCATCCCTGCCAGGACCGGAGCAAAGCTGTCGACGGTTTCATGGAGGGAGTGCTGTGGTACCCCAGCAAAGCGACCGGCCCCGCGCGGCCCGGCCAGATTCCCTATGGCGCGTTGCTTCCCAAAAACATCGACAACCTGCTCGTCCCCGTGGCGATGTCGTGTACGCATGTCGCCATGAGCGTGCTGCGGATGGAACCCGTCTGGATGACCACGGGCCAAATCGCCGGCTATGCTGCCTTCCGCGCGCATGAGCAATCGATGGACGTAGCGGCGATTGATCCGGCGAAGTTAGCGAGTGACCTGAAGATCGCGACGGCACCAACCTGA